The DNA window ATcagcgccggccgccggcgccccctCCCTTCCCTTGCACGAGCGGCGACGCTGACCTCAGGCTATTTCAAATGCAGCAAAGTATGCTCAAATTccaatttttgtttgaaaatttctctcctttttccctaTCCTGGAAGTTTAAACACTATATTTTCAGCAAAATAGCCTGAAAGGGGTAGAGACCACAGAGAAAGCagatatttttcagttttgtccTCTTGCAACTCCTCATGCACCTCGCTATCTCACCATCGTAGCAGTGACCACACAATCTAACCTAAGCCTGAGAGCTGAACATTATCTTCTCAGCATTGTTCTCCCTTCACAATTTCAGCCTTGTGATCTTTCTCTGTCAGGACTCAAGACTCAGGAGTACAGTGTTCCCTTCACCTTGTGCTTATTATGTAAGTTAGTTTCTTTCTTGTCTGAATTATTACTTGATTCTTTCAGAAGTCATACAGGTTTGGCCAATTAGGACATTGCAGTTCTGTTTGATGGTCATGGTGAATCCGTGGATACACCTAATGGTTTTCAGTGTTTTGGATACCCCTTAATTGAAATGTTTGCTTTCTGAATATCTTGGGTATAAGTTCTCTAAGAACATCTCAGTCCTGTTGATAACTTTCCAGTATACTGACATTCCTTCTTCCACCATTTTGCAGGTTAAGGATAGAGGCTCTGTTGTATTATCCTATCACAAGACCAAGATGGAAAATTTATGCATGTCAAGATGCCATGCAAGAAACTGGTCTGCTTGATGCAGAGATTAATGCTTATAACTATAGTGAAAGGAAGAATAGGAAATACAACGGCGCCTACATCGATAAAGATGGTGAATCTAGGACCTTCAAtcgaaagaaaatatcaagaaAAAGGGGTAATGCCATAAATATCATCTTTTCAGTACTACATACTATCTGACTACTTCTCACGAATTTTCATTGCCTTGATAAATTTCAAGAATGGGTGGTATATGTTTGTGAATGCATCTGTTTTCTCTCCTTCAAAATGTTAATGGCTTCAGGTTCCTTGCAGGAGGTGCAATGAGAGGCCGTGGTTGGAAGTATGGCTCTGGGTTTGTAGATGGAGTATTCCCTGTGCTCAGTCCAATGGCGCAGGATATCTTAGAATTTGTTCAGAAGGGGACAGATGTTGCAACAATCTGGGAGTCCTTGGATAAAATTCCTTCTACACACAATCTTTTTGATGATCTTGTGAATGTTGCTGTCCAATTCCGTCTGAGCAAAAAATGGGATATGGTCATTTCAGTAAGTACCAACCAGCACATTCTCATCTCCAATGTTTCAGTTTTCTTTGATCAATATTTTGATGTTTAATTTGTCAAAAGTGGCTATAGGTCTGTGAGTGGATCTTGTATAGGAGTTCATTCCGTCCTGACATCATCTGGTACAACTTGCTCATAGAATCCTATGGCCAAAAGCGTCAGCTGAACAAGGCGGAGTCAATTTACATGGCTCTCCTGGAGGCTCGGTGTGTGCCAACTGAAGACACTTATGCTCTTCTCTTGCGTGCTTACTGCAATGCTGGATCACTGCACCGAGCAGAAGGCGTGATCTCCGAGATGCGGGAACACGGGATTCCTCCAAGTATGCAGTTCAGTTCTTCCAATTTGTCACTGCAGAGAGCTTGCAGGTTAATAATACCTCATGCCTACTTTCCAAGAACAATCTTGCAGGTGCTACCGTGTACAATGCTTATCTGGATGGCTTGTTGAAGGCGAGATGCACCGAAAAGGCAGTCGAGGTGTATCAAAGGATGAAACGAGAACGTTGCAGAACTAACACAGAGACATACACCTTGATGATCAATGTGTATGGGAAGGTCAGAATTCAGAGCTCACTATTTTCCTGCTCACTGTGATCAGATGGCCTAAATACTCTGAACAcggtttttttctctttcagaAATTTAACTCTGAATACTTATTAACAtacatttgtttttcatgatCAATTTACAGTCGAAGCAAccaatgtcatcaatgaaaattttcaacgaGATGAAGTCGATTGGATGTAAGCCTAACATCTGCACCTACACTGCTCTGGTGAATGCATTTGCAAGGGAAGGCCTGTGCGAGAAGGCTGAAGAAGTGTTCGAGGAGATGCAGCAAGCCGGACACGAGCCTGATGTGTATGCTTACAATGCCCTCATGGAAGCTTACAGGTGATCATCATTTATCCATGGATACTGATCACAAAACTCAACTGAAATTTTATCAGatttctttaaatttgaattgttcATTAGATACTCCACCTTGTAACCTTTCGATGCGCCGTAGTCGGGCAGGATTCCCGCAAGGCGCGTCGGAGATCTTCTCCCTGATGCAGCACATGGGGTGTGAGCCTGACAGAGCTTCATACAACATCTTGGTTGATGCTTATGGAAGAGCCGGCCTCCATGAAGGTACATATAGGGCCTCTAAGAGGCAGCTGATGAGAAACCCGCTTCTCACGATCTGGAAAAGCTAGGTTTCTTAGCTTTTgcttctagtttattttctggatTCTACAATTCtagattcttagaagctgAGTACTATTTGGGAGAAGTGACTTCTGACTTCTGGAGATTCGAATGAGAAGTTGTAACTGTTAGAAGCTCTCCAATCATGTCTATGACATACATGATGGACAATTTTTTGCACTTGTGTTGGAGGAAATCAATAACATGAGATGTATGATGATGCCAGTATCTGAACGGTTAAAAGTGATTGCTTGTGAATAATTTGATGGCGGTTTGGTTTTTCAGATGCGGAGGCTGCATTCGAGGAGCTGATGCAGCAGGGGATGGCGCCGACGATGAAGTCGcacatgctgctgctggcggcgCACGCCAAGTCCGGCAACGTCGCGAGGTGCGAGGAGGTGATGGCGCAGCTGCACAAGTCCGGCCTGACGCCGGACACCTTCGCGCTCAACGCCATGCTCAACGCCTACGGCCGCGCAGGGCGGCTCGACGACATGgagcgcctcctcgccgccatggagcggcgcggccgcgtcgccggcgccggcgccggaggcacCGACGTGAGCACGTACAACGTGGTGGTGAACGTGTACGGGCGCGCGGGCTACCTGGACAGGATGGAGGCGGCGTTCGCGTCGCTGCCGGCGAGggggctcgccgccgacgtggtgACGTGGACGTCGCGGATGGGCGCGTACGCGCGGAAGAAGGACTACGCGAGGTGCCTGGAGATCTTCGAGGAGATGGTGGACGCCGGTTGCTACCCGGACGCCGGCACGGCGAGGGTGCTGCTCGCGGCGTGCTCCGACGAGCGGCAGGTGGAGCAGGTCACCGCCATCGTCAGGTCCATGCACAAGGAGGCCAAGACGCTCTTCACCGTATAACAAACACTTTGCGTTACATGTATAATACTGTACATTTTTGCGTCACGTGTATAATACTGTATGGTAATACCTCCTGTTCTTCTTAAATAGATtccatcgttgacttttagatatgtatttgactatttgttttattggaatttaagataaatcatgcttaaaatatctttattaatAAGTCAAAttgtaagaaaataaatagtg is part of the Oryza brachyantha chromosome 2, ObraRS2, whole genome shotgun sequence genome and encodes:
- the LOC102702816 gene encoding pentatricopeptide repeat-containing protein At2g35130 gives rise to the protein MARYLLRPPTTTGAAAAASSLLSSSRRRNGTSTPRPPVLGLRALASRPSKACPVMAVASEQSAATAKYPKVAAPTTGPIPAAELLAVIQDAAKAGAEVIMEAVNKPRNIHYKGVADLVTDTDRLSESVILEVVRKSFPDHLILGEEGGLIGDALSEYLWCIDPLDGTTNFAHGYPSFSVSIGVLFRGKPAASTVVEFCGGPMCWSTRTISASSGGGAYCNGQKIHVSQTDKVEQSLLVTGFGYEHDDAWLTNINLFKEYTDISRGVRRLGSAAADMSHVALGITEAYWEYRLKPWDMAAGVLIVEEAGGVVSRMDGGEFTVFDRSVLVSNGAVHDQLLDRIGHATEDLKKKGIDFSLWFKPDKYPTDFAISNAAKTQDSGVQCSLHLVLIMLRIEALLYYPITRPRWKIYACQDAMQETGLLDAEINAYNYSERKNRKYNGAYIDKDGESRTFNRKKISRKRGGAMRGRGWKYGSGFVDGVFPVLSPMAQDILEFVQKGTDVATIWESLDKIPSTHNLFDDLVNVAVQFRLSKKWDMVISVCEWILYRSSFRPDIIWYNLLIESYGQKRQLNKAESIYMALLEARCVPTEDTYALLLRAYCNAGSLHRAEGVISEMREHGIPPSATVYNAYLDGLLKARCTEKAVEVYQRMKRERCRTNTETYTLMINVYGKSKQPMSSMKIFNEMKSIGCKPNICTYTALVNAFAREGLCEKAEEVFEEMQQAGHEPDVYAYNALMEAYSRAGFPQGASEIFSLMQHMGCEPDRASYNILVDAYGRAGLHEDAEAAFEELMQQGMAPTMKSHMLLLAAHAKSGNVARCEEVMAQLHKSGLTPDTFALNAMLNAYGRAGRLDDMERLLAAMERRGRVAGAGAGGTDVSTYNVVVNVYGRAGYLDRMEAAFASLPARGLAADVVTWTSRMGAYARKKDYARCLEIFEEMVDAGCYPDAGTARVLLAACSDERQVEQVTAIVRSMHKEAKTLFTV